Proteins from one Streptosporangium becharense genomic window:
- a CDS encoding iron ABC transporter substrate-binding protein encodes MSLHRLVAAALLPLALLASACGGGGDGAEDFGDDSLVIYSGRNENLVGPLLDKLKTATGLDVQVRYGDSAELAAQILEEGADTRADLFFSQDAGALGALSAKQMLAPVPQDLLGRVPAEYRGVDGTWVGVSGRSRVVVYDPRTVTAPPKSVFELTDPKWRGKVGWAPTNASFQSFVTAMRVVSGEDKARQWLEAMKANGTQTYPNNVEILNAVDAGKLQLGLINHYYWYEKVAEKGAGGVPSKLAYLPGGDPGALVNVAGVATLKNSKHAEAARKATDYLLGPDAQKYFAETTKEYPLIAGVATAPGLPPLDSLKGPEVDLSKLDSLEQTITLLQDVGLV; translated from the coding sequence ATGTCGTTGCACAGGCTGGTAGCCGCCGCCCTTCTCCCCTTGGCGCTGCTCGCGTCCGCCTGCGGCGGCGGGGGAGACGGGGCCGAGGACTTCGGTGACGACTCCCTGGTGATCTACTCCGGACGCAACGAGAACCTCGTCGGCCCGCTGCTCGACAAGCTGAAGACCGCCACCGGCCTGGACGTCCAGGTCCGCTACGGCGACAGCGCCGAGCTGGCCGCGCAGATCCTGGAGGAGGGCGCCGACACCCGGGCCGACCTCTTCTTCTCCCAGGACGCCGGGGCGCTCGGCGCGCTGAGCGCCAAGCAGATGCTCGCGCCGGTCCCGCAGGACCTGCTGGGCCGGGTACCGGCCGAGTACCGTGGCGTGGACGGCACCTGGGTGGGCGTCTCCGGCCGGTCCCGGGTGGTCGTCTACGACCCCCGCACGGTCACCGCGCCGCCCAAGAGCGTCTTCGAGCTGACCGACCCGAAGTGGCGGGGCAAGGTCGGCTGGGCGCCGACCAACGCCTCGTTCCAGTCCTTCGTCACCGCGATGCGCGTGGTCTCCGGCGAGGACAAGGCCAGGCAGTGGCTGGAGGCGATGAAGGCCAACGGCACCCAGACCTACCCGAACAACGTCGAGATCCTCAACGCCGTCGACGCGGGGAAGCTCCAGCTCGGCCTGATCAACCACTACTACTGGTATGAGAAGGTGGCCGAGAAGGGCGCCGGAGGAGTGCCCTCCAAGCTGGCCTACCTGCCGGGCGGTGACCCGGGTGCCCTGGTCAACGTCGCGGGTGTGGCCACGCTGAAGAACTCCAAGCACGCCGAGGCGGCCCGCAAGGCGACGGACTACCTGCTCGGTCCCGACGCGCAGAAGTATTTCGCCGAGACCACCAAGGAGTATCCGCTGATCGCCGGGGTGGCGACCGCCCCCGGCCTGCCGCCGCTCGACTCGCTGAAGGGGCCGGAGGTGGACCTGTCCAAGCTCGACTCGCTGGAGCAGACCATCACCCTCCTGCAAGACGTGGGCCTGGTCTAG
- a CDS encoding ABC transporter permease — MPSRRIPAGLLWPAGVTAALALLPVAYLAVRSVEGGSAAVARTLLRARTLELAVRSLGLAAVVTALCVIVGVSLAWLVVRSDLPGRRVFGILAALPLAVPSYVAAYTWVASFDLEGFAGSVLVLTLCSYPYVYLPVAAALSRMDPATEEVALSLGRSRYAVVLRQLRPAAAAGGLLVAMYVLAEFGAVAIMRFDVFTTQIYTSYRAGFNRTPAAVLGLLLVLITLVIVAAEFRTRGRAAYAMRGGAARRPPTIRLAPGPKALALAASAALTGLAVGFPLASICYWLLGGSSARLDPADLSAAVGATLGVAAAGALLTTALAVPVGIIAARHRGRTATFLEQSTYVGHSLPGIVMALSLVFFAVRYVPAIYQRWPLLVIAYAVLFMPAAVGAVRASVLQSPPVLEEVARSLGRTPLQAVRTVTLPLALPGVLAGAALVFLTAMKELPATLLLRPTGVETLATRLWTETGSGAYAAAAPYAALLMLLAAVPGFLLGRRSLEETR; from the coding sequence ATGCCGTCTCGCCGGATTCCCGCGGGGCTGCTCTGGCCCGCCGGGGTGACGGCGGCGCTGGCGCTGCTCCCCGTCGCCTACCTGGCGGTCCGCTCGGTCGAGGGCGGCTCGGCCGCCGTGGCCAGGACCCTCCTGCGGGCCAGGACCCTGGAGCTGGCCGTGCGCAGCCTGGGCCTGGCGGCCGTGGTGACCGCGCTGTGCGTGATCGTGGGCGTCTCGCTGGCCTGGCTGGTGGTCAGGAGCGACCTTCCGGGCCGCCGCGTGTTCGGCATCCTCGCCGCGCTGCCGCTCGCGGTGCCGTCCTACGTCGCCGCCTACACCTGGGTGGCCTCCTTCGACCTGGAGGGGTTCGCCGGGTCGGTGCTGGTGCTCACCCTGTGCAGCTATCCCTACGTCTACCTGCCGGTGGCCGCGGCGCTCAGCCGGATGGACCCGGCCACCGAGGAGGTCGCCCTGTCGCTGGGCCGCAGCCGCTACGCGGTCGTGCTGCGGCAGCTGCGGCCCGCCGCGGCGGCGGGCGGGCTGCTGGTGGCGATGTACGTGCTCGCCGAGTTCGGCGCGGTGGCGATCATGCGTTTCGACGTCTTCACCACGCAGATCTACACCTCCTACCGGGCGGGCTTCAACCGGACCCCGGCTGCGGTGCTCGGCCTGCTGCTGGTGCTGATCACGCTCGTGATCGTCGCGGCCGAGTTCCGCACCCGCGGCCGGGCCGCGTACGCCATGCGGGGCGGAGCGGCGCGCAGGCCCCCGACGATCCGGCTCGCCCCCGGGCCGAAGGCGCTCGCGCTGGCCGCCTCCGCCGCGCTGACCGGGCTGGCCGTGGGCTTCCCGCTGGCGAGCATCTGCTACTGGCTGCTGGGCGGCTCGTCGGCCCGGCTGGATCCGGCGGACCTGTCGGCGGCGGTGGGAGCCACGCTGGGGGTCGCGGCGGCGGGCGCGCTGCTCACCACGGCGCTGGCCGTCCCGGTCGGGATCATCGCGGCGCGCCACCGAGGCCGGACCGCGACCTTCCTGGAGCAGTCCACCTACGTCGGGCACTCGCTGCCCGGCATCGTCATGGCGCTGTCGCTGGTGTTCTTCGCTGTACGCTACGTCCCGGCGATCTACCAGCGGTGGCCGCTGCTGGTGATCGCCTATGCGGTGCTGTTCATGCCCGCCGCCGTCGGCGCGGTGCGGGCCTCGGTGCTCCAGTCGCCGCCGGTGCTGGAGGAGGTCGCCCGGTCGCTGGGCCGCACCCCGCTCCAGGCGGTGCGTACGGTGACCCTCCCGCTGGCCCTGCCCGGGGTGCTGGCCGGGGCCGCGCTGGTGTTCCTGACCGCGATGAAGGAACTCCCGGCGACCCTGCTGCTCCGCCCCACCGGTGTGGAGACCCTCGCCACCCGCCTGTGGACGGAGACCGGCTCCGGCGCCTACGCCGCCGCCGCACCCTACGCCGCCCTGCTGATGCTTCTGGCGGCGGTCCCCGGGTTCCTCCTGGGCCGCCGCTCCCTGGAGGAGACCCGATGA
- a CDS encoding ABC transporter ATP-binding protein yields MRLVVTDVTKAFGATRVLRGASLTVEEGDLAAVLGPSGCGKTTLLRIVAGFESLDTGSVRIGDREVAALPPERRKVGIVPQEAALFPHLSVARNVGFGLPRGSAERVEECLELVGLEGMGHRMPHQISGGQQQRVALARALAPRPGVVLLDEPFSALDRSLRVSVRDEVRAVLKRAGATAVLVTHDQEEALSMADVVAVMREGRIVQEDAPASVYAEPFDLGVATFVGEAVVLAATSEHGVASCELGSLPQRANGVSGRGRVALRPEQFVLREPGEGTAGLVRRVEFFGHDAAVTVVLDSETVIRARTRGDVPYRPGDRVGIAVEGPVLFFAEEEATR; encoded by the coding sequence ATGAGACTGGTCGTCACGGACGTGACCAAGGCGTTCGGCGCCACCCGGGTGCTGCGTGGCGCGTCGCTGACCGTGGAGGAGGGCGACCTGGCCGCGGTGCTGGGCCCGTCCGGCTGCGGCAAGACGACGCTGCTGCGGATCGTCGCCGGGTTCGAGAGCCTCGACACCGGTTCGGTGCGGATCGGCGACCGCGAGGTGGCCGCCCTGCCGCCGGAGCGGCGGAAGGTCGGGATCGTGCCGCAGGAGGCGGCGCTCTTCCCGCACCTGTCGGTGGCGCGCAACGTCGGCTTCGGGCTGCCGCGCGGTTCGGCGGAACGCGTCGAGGAGTGCCTGGAGCTGGTCGGTCTGGAAGGCATGGGTCACCGCATGCCGCACCAGATCTCCGGCGGGCAGCAGCAGCGGGTGGCGCTGGCCCGCGCGCTCGCCCCCCGCCCCGGCGTGGTGCTGCTGGACGAGCCGTTCAGCGCTCTCGACCGGTCGCTGCGGGTGAGCGTCCGCGACGAGGTGCGGGCGGTGCTGAAGCGGGCGGGGGCCACCGCCGTCCTGGTCACGCACGACCAGGAGGAGGCGCTGTCCATGGCCGACGTCGTCGCCGTCATGCGTGAGGGCCGGATCGTCCAGGAGGACGCCCCCGCCTCGGTCTACGCCGAGCCGTTCGACCTGGGCGTGGCCACGTTCGTGGGGGAGGCGGTGGTGCTGGCGGCCACCTCCGAGCACGGCGTCGCCTCGTGCGAGCTGGGCAGCCTGCCGCAGCGGGCCAACGGCGTCTCCGGGCGGGGAAGGGTGGCACTCCGGCCGGAGCAGTTCGTGCTCCGCGAACCGGGGGAGGGCACGGCCGGGCTGGTCCGGCGGGTGGAGTTCTTCGGGCACGACGCGGCGGTCACGGTCGTGCTGGACTCGGAGACGGTGATCAGGGCTCGCACCCGGGGCGACGTGCCGTACCGGCCGGGTGACCGGGTGGGGATCGCGGTCGAGGGACCGGTGCTGTTCTTCGCCGAGGAGGAAGCCACCCGCTGA